The Syntrophorhabdaceae bacterium region GCAAGCGTGAAGACCCCCACTCCAGTCGGCCCCATGAGTTCATGGAAGGTCACGACCTGGGATGCGTACTTGGAGCCGGAGAGTAGGCCCGCGAGAATATCGACCACCAAGGCAAGGCCATAGCCCTTGGCGCCGCCTATGGGCATCAAAGTTCCTTTGAGCGCCCGGCCGGGGTCCGTGGTAGGCGCTCCGGACTCGTCAAATGCCCATCCGTCCGGGATTTTCTCCTTGAGCCGGTCGGCCCGCCGGATCTTTCCCCTGGCCACCACGCTGGAAGACATGTCGAGCACCACAGGGGGCTCTCTGTCGCCACCGGGGATAGCAATAGACAGGGGATTGGTGCCGAACAACGCTTCGGCGCCTCCCCACGGAGACATTGCCGGGGCCGCGTTCGACATGACCATGCCGACCATGCCTTCACGAGCTGCCATGAGCGTGTAGAAGGAAAGAATACCGATGTTATTCGTATTGCGCACGAGACAGCATCCGAGCCCGAACTGCCTGGCCTTGGCTATGGCCGTAGACATGGCCCGGTGAACAGCCACCTGGCCGAGCCCGTTTCCGCCGTCGACAAGCGCGGTCGCGCCATCGTCTTTTAATACCTTCAGGGCGGTGGGGATATTGAGCATCCCGGCTTGAAGGCGTTGCGACATGATGGTGAGCAGATGAACGCCGTGGGTATCGATACCCCTCATATCGGCCTGCACCAGGCAGTCCGCAACAACTTGAGCCTCCTCTTGAATAGCGCCAAGCCCCCTCAAGATCTCAACGGCGATTTCCTTGAGTCGTATCTCACGGATTTTCATGGTCTTAGTCCTCTTGTATGCCTAAAAATTCGAAGTTCTTGCCAAGCTTGTTAAACTCCACACTCGACACGCCGGCCGCAAGCTGGCCAGATTTTTTCTCTTCCATATCTACCCGGTCCAATGATTTCTTGAGCACGGCCTCGCATTCATTGCGGTCCACAACCACCATGCCGTCAGCATCACCCAGGATCAGGTCGCCGGGTTTCACCACGCATCCGCCAAAGAGGATCGGGTGGTTCACTGTGCCCGGTCCTGTCTTCCCTGTTCCGAGAATGCAAAAGCCTCTGCAGAATATGGGGAACCCCATTTTGACGATCTCTTCGGAATCGCGAATCGAGCCGTCGATTGCAAGGCCACCTATCTTCCTGCCCATGGCTGAGGTGGCCATGAGGCCTCCGAAATAGCCCGCATTGTAAAGCCCGCCAACTGACGCGACGATGATGTCACCGGGCAGGGCCTTTTCCAGGGCCTTGTGGAGCATGAGATTATCCCTCGGATGGCACTCGACCGTGAAGGCGGGGCCGCAAATCCTGACCCCCGCGGCGAGCGGCTTGATGGCGCAGTCGATATATCCCTTCCTGCCCGACGCCTCATGCACTGTTGCGGTGCCAAGCGTGCGGAACTGATCTATGGTGTGTTGCGATGGCCTTTCAATCCGTGTGACGACCTGAGCCATAAGCTTCTCCTTTTTTTAAGTTAAATGACCCGTTTTAGGTACTCAACCGAGTTCTGCAGGTGGTTCTTCATAGCCTTTTCAGCCCTGTCAGGATCCTTTTCCATTACCGCTTCGATGGTTTCGAGATGTTCCTTGTAGGATGCCTGGGACCGTTCCTCATCAACCTGGTTCAAAAGCACGTGGCGCATACGTATGATCTGCTCCTGAAGGCCCTTGTAGAACTCGAGGAGCTTCTTGTTCCCTAGGGCTTCGAAGAAGAACGTGTGAATCTGATCGCCGGCGTTGATAAAACCCTTCTGAGTCGTACTCTTTTCCGGCTCGGCGGATTGAAATTTGTCACAAATGAGTTTCGCCCTGTTCATGTCGAAATCGGCCTTCTGGGCCACGCGCCGGATCACAGCGCATTCCAGCATCTCCCGCATCTCGAAAAGCTCACGGATATCCTGCAAAGAGAACTGGGAAATAAATGATCCTTTCCCCTGGACATTTTCCACCAGGCCTTCCTTCTCAAGCTGTTGTATGGCTTCCCGGACCGGTGTTTTGCTGATCTTCAGTTCTTTGGACAGAAGAATCTCATTCAGAGGCTCCCCGGGTTTAAGAACGTTCGTAATTATCCTTTTTTTCAGATTCTCATAGACAATCGTCTTTTTGCTTTTCGGACCGCCATTTTTCATAGGGCACGTGAGTCCTTTCTGTGTACTTTGAATATACTGTCAATATACTGACGATATATTAATAGAATAGAGAGAATGCCTTGTCAAGAAAAAAGATAAGGAAAGTTACCTGCTTGTTGTCGAAGATTCCACAGGGCCTCGCGTCCCGGCGGGCAGTGGGGCCGAAGCCCTAATTTCAGGGCTTCTTATCGAAAAATTGCGCCCTTCTTGAACACACTAAATATGTTCACGTTACTAAATTCTGGAAAAGGAGCGGGCATGAATGAGAGCACAAATATGGCGAGCACAATAACGGCGATGACCTTTCTTTTTGTATCAAGACCCGTCTCGGTATCGAAAGGCGGCGGATGGTGCCTGCCGAAGATAAGGAGGAGGATAGAGACAAAGAGCCATCCGGGGTTGTAGAAAACGGCAAGCGCAAGGAGCATGACGATGACCATGCGATAAACTGTCCTGCTTCTATCTCCAAATACGCTGTAGAGCACGTGTCCCCCGTCAAGCTGTCCTACCGGAAGGAGGTTGAGGGCCGTGACAAAGAGCCCGACCCACCCCGCATAGGCAAATGGGTGCAGGACCAGATCGAAGCTCCGCGGAATCTCACCCACGATCATGCCCTCGAGAATTTTGAAGAGCAGCGGGTCTCCGAGCTGTTCGAACCCGGGGCCGTTGACCACGACTTCGACCTTAGACAACTTGATTCCTAGGATGATAAAAGGGAGCGACACGACAAACCCTGCCAGAGGGCCCGCCACCCCGATGTCGAAGAGTGCCTTTCTGTCCGTCATATTCCCCTTCATCCTGATGAGCGCTCCGAATGTGCCGAAGGGACTCATGGGGAAAGGGATAAAGTACGGCAGCGTGGACGGCACTCCGTAACGTCTCGTCATGAAGTAGTGTCCCATCTCATGGGAGAGCAGGATCGTCATAATAGCGAGACTGTAAAGCGGCCCTCCCACAAAAAACGTGGTGCAGATGGTGAGAAAAAACAGAAGAATGTGAAGCCAGAGCCTGTTACGCATTTAACAGACCGTATTCCATGCGCACCCGGTCATGCTTGGTGCCGCTCTTGATCTGCAAATCCAGGTCGGTCAGCATGTCAAAGAAGGCAAGTAAGTCTGTGGTGCCTATTTTTTGGGCTATGCCCGACAACTTGTAGGCGTAATACGGGTGCTGAAAGGGCAGATAACGCCTTTTGTCCGAGGACTTCATATCAAGACCCTCTTTCCACTGTTTGAACGCCTTGGCGAAAACCGGATACTCCACACCCTCACGGACCATGTGCTCCATGTCCTTGGTTTGCAGGAGGAGCCGTATCTGGTTCACCAGATAACTGTGCACGGCAAGAATATTTTGACCGTTCTCCATGAGGTTCTCAAAAACGGCGAGCATCTCCTTCTTGTCCGCCTCACGAAAAGCATCAAAGAGCGCCATGAGGGTGTCCTCGTGGGTCTCGGCCACGATCGCCTTAATGTCTTTAGATTCTATGGTCTTTTTGTCTCCCACGTAGGCGATGAGCTTCATGAGCTCCGGCTCAAGTATGGACTCGTCCCGGATACGTTCCGTGAGAAGATCGAACGCCTTGTC contains the following coding sequences:
- a CDS encoding Ldh family oxidoreductase; translated protein: MKIREIRLKEIAVEILRGLGAIQEEAQVVADCLVQADMRGIDTHGVHLLTIMSQRLQAGMLNIPTALKVLKDDGATALVDGGNGLGQVAVHRAMSTAIAKARQFGLGCCLVRNTNNIGILSFYTLMAAREGMVGMVMSNAAPAMSPWGGAEALFGTNPLSIAIPGGDREPPVVLDMSSSVVARGKIRRADRLKEKIPDGWAFDESGAPTTDPGRALKGTLMPIGGAKGYGLALVVDILAGLLSGSKYASQVVTFHELMGPTGVGVFTLAIDTQKFMDRAQFNALILSYVSSIKGSKKGEGVSRIYLPGEIEYDREKQSESEGVEVSEATAKNLNSLLEKIKSPLRLT
- a CDS encoding GntR family transcriptional regulator, with amino-acid sequence MKNGGPKSKKTIVYENLKKRIITNVLKPGEPLNEILLSKELKISKTPVREAIQQLEKEGLVENVQGKGSFISQFSLQDIRELFEMREMLECAVIRRVAQKADFDMNRAKLICDKFQSAEPEKSTTQKGFINAGDQIHTFFFEALGNKKLLEFYKGLQEQIIRMRHVLLNQVDEERSQASYKEHLETIEAVMEKDPDRAEKAMKNHLQNSVEYLKRVI
- a CDS encoding 4-carboxy-4-hydroxy-2-oxoadipate aldolase/oxaloacetate decarboxylase, encoding MAQVVTRIERPSQHTIDQFRTLGTATVHEASGRKGYIDCAIKPLAAGVRICGPAFTVECHPRDNLMLHKALEKALPGDIIVASVGGLYNAGYFGGLMATSAMGRKIGGLAIDGSIRDSEEIVKMGFPIFCRGFCILGTGKTGPGTVNHPILFGGCVVKPGDLILGDADGMVVVDRNECEAVLKKSLDRVDMEEKKSGQLAAGVSSVEFNKLGKNFEFLGIQED
- a CDS encoding site-2 protease family protein, coding for MRNRLWLHILLFFLTICTTFFVGGPLYSLAIMTILLSHEMGHYFMTRRYGVPSTLPYFIPFPMSPFGTFGALIRMKGNMTDRKALFDIGVAGPLAGFVVSLPFIILGIKLSKVEVVVNGPGFEQLGDPLLFKILEGMIVGEIPRSFDLVLHPFAYAGWVGLFVTALNLLPVGQLDGGHVLYSVFGDRSRTVYRMVIVMLLALAVFYNPGWLFVSILLLIFGRHHPPPFDTETGLDTKRKVIAVIVLAIFVLSFMPAPFPEFSNVNIFSVFKKGAIFR